The Pristiophorus japonicus isolate sPriJap1 chromosome 17, sPriJap1.hap1, whole genome shotgun sequence DNA window GGCCGGGAACCAGGCTGGAGAGAAAAACCTACAAGCCCAGCagtagcaacagcagcagcagcacacTCCGTGCAGCGAGTCCCACAATCTTCCCAGGGCAGGCTGAAAAGACCTCATGGTTAGGAGAATATATCAAGGAGGCTCCTTGCCCAGAGATGCAGTCACCGGCGCTATTGCCTGTGTCTCTTGGTCTTCCCGAGGATGGACCATCACCAGAGGCATCCAGGCTGGACCTCAACAAGCAGACCCAGCCGGTTGCCCTGCCAGAAGTCCAGGAGACTCCGACAGCAAGCAGATCGGGCAGTAGGACAACCCAAGGTTGCGACGCCCCCAATGATTGGACCTCCTCCCTGCTCTCCCAAAGTAGAAACAGGCAGCCCCTCATTCTGGGAGACAATGTCTTTGCCGACTTGGTGGGCAACTGGTTGGATTTGCCCGAGCTGGAGAAGAAGCCACCCCACCCTGCCTCGGTGGAGGGACGAGGCCGACATGACCCTGTCCCGGCCCTCAGCCGATCTCAGGAATTCCAGAAGAAGTTGAACCTCACTGCCAACATCTTCAAGAAGCTGCTGAGGAGTGTGCGGCCGGACAAGGGAAAGCTAACCAAGGAGAAGCGGGGCCAGACACCCGTGGGTAACCCGGGAGACCCCATCGTCAAGCGGCCCACCAAGGGATCCAAGCAGAAGGTGACTTTTTACTTTGCACTGCGGGGCAGCAACGCCCAGAGCAGCCGGACTCAGGATGGACGTGGGACCGGCTGTACCACTTTACCAGAGGAAACGAGATCGATTGGCTGCACAAATAAACTGGCACAGTCGGTGACCGAGAAACAGTCTCCGTTTGACTACAACACCGTGGTTTGGGTCTGATGTCAAATGTGACAATCTTTCGATAACAAAAAAAAATGAATTGCACTTAATTTCTTTTTCAGTGGCCCCAATGACAATGGGCGTCGATATTGTTTACATTTTTTCCAAATGGTTTCTAGTTTGAATATTTGAATGTCAAGAGTGAAAGGTATCAAGACTATTTCAAGGGGCATTGCCAGATGAAaccttttttttc harbors:
- the inka2 gene encoding PAK4-inhibitor INKA2, whose translation is MDNSLRRLKQELQSMKNAGDELQDQMNCMMGALQELKLLQVQTALEQLEISGFRSQASSVINRQQRLRNGKEELKSSQGWPGTRLERKTYKPSSSNSSSSTLRAASPTIFPGQAEKTSWLGEYIKEAPCPEMQSPALLPVSLGLPEDGPSPEASRLDLNKQTQPVALPEVQETPTASRSGSRTTQGCDAPNDWTSSLLSQSRNRQPLILGDNVFADLVGNWLDLPELEKKPPHPASVEGRGRHDPVPALSRSQEFQKKLNLTANIFKKLLRSVRPDKGKLTKEKRGQTPVGNPGDPIVKRPTKGSKQKVTFYFALRGSNAQSSRTQDGRGTGCTTLPEETRSIGCTNKLAQSVTEKQSPFDYNTVVWV